The following coding sequences lie in one Clostridiisalibacter paucivorans DSM 22131 genomic window:
- a CDS encoding cyclic-di-AMP receptor: MKLVISIVQDEDAPKLVDRLMKEGFGVTKLASTGGFLRAGNTTLLIGVEKAKVDYVIEIISDLCQTRTQLTTSPAPTTWSSGVYMPYPVEVQVGGATIFVLDVDQFQKV; this comes from the coding sequence ATGAAACTTGTTATTTCGATTGTTCAAGATGAAGATGCCCCAAAATTAGTAGATAGACTTATGAAAGAAGGATTTGGTGTAACAAAATTGGCATCAACAGGGGGATTCCTAAGGGCAGGAAATACTACTCTTCTTATAGGGGTAGAGAAGGCAAAGGTAGATTATGTGATTGAAATCATAAGCGATTTATGTCAAACGAGAACTCAATTAACTACATCTCCAGCGCCTACTACATGGTCATCAGGGGTATATATGCCATATCCCGTTGAAGTGCAAGTCGGAGGCGCTACTATATTTGTATTGGATGTAGATCAATTTCAAAAGGTATAA
- the tmk gene encoding dTMP kinase produces MRGIFITIEGPDGSGKSTQIKKLSHYLNEKGYNVLFTREPGGTNIGEYIRKIILDKRNTKMSYETEALLYAASRAQHVSEKIKPALEKGTIVICDRFVHSSLVYQGIARGIGIEEVNNINQFAIQGIKPDVTLFFDISPEIALKRKRRNNKGDRLEREDILFHKKVYNGYLKLKEMYPNEIISIDATNSINTIFNEIKGVIDSILTRS; encoded by the coding sequence TTGAGAGGCATATTTATTACTATAGAAGGTCCAGATGGTTCGGGGAAAAGCACTCAGATAAAGAAATTATCGCATTATCTTAATGAAAAGGGATATAATGTATTGTTTACTAGAGAACCAGGAGGAACTAATATAGGTGAATATATAAGAAAAATCATTCTTGATAAAAGAAATACAAAGATGTCATATGAAACGGAGGCTCTATTGTATGCGGCATCTAGGGCACAACATGTATCAGAAAAAATCAAACCTGCCTTAGAAAAGGGGACAATAGTTATATGTGATAGGTTTGTTCACTCTAGTCTTGTTTATCAAGGTATAGCTAGAGGCATTGGTATAGAGGAGGTAAATAATATAAATCAATTTGCCATCCAAGGCATTAAACCTGATGTGACATTATTTTTTGATATATCACCAGAGATAGCATTAAAGAGAAAAAGAAGAAATAATAAAGGTGATAGATTAGAAAGAGAAGATATTTTATTTCATAAGAAAGTTTATAATGGGTATTTAAAACTTAAAGAGATGTATCCAAATGAGATAATATCCATAGATGCAACCAATAGTATAAATACTATATTTAACGAAATTAAAGGTGTTATAGATAGCATTTTAACACGTTCTTAA
- a CDS encoding aminotransferase class I/II-fold pyridoxal phosphate-dependent enzyme encodes MSMPLVEGLLKYNKEIQARFHMPGHKGKNIGINWDKILPYIDVTEVEGTDNLHNPKDIIKDAQAMAAKAFGAKETFFSVNGTTGGIYGAITSVTNSGDKILVQRDCHRSVYNAAILGRLNLEYIFPKYDNNKHMVMGIDPEDIDKILNKDKEIKAVVITYPSYYGICIDIKKIVDIVHRHNRIIIVDEAHGSHLTFSRKLPMSSLSAGADIVIQSTHKTLPAFTQSSMVHLGTDNIDRWNLKTKMDLFQTTSPSYMLMASLDFARSYMEDEGYKRLDKIIDNIYVMKSKLKFIEGIKLFDTEDIDKRYAVDFDITKLLVSGIDKGLQGRELERILRENYNIQIEMADKYYILSILSVMDDVLDLDILKNALKDIFQSRDKDSKKTDNLKVNIFNRNISDMSIYEAVEKQKKFTVLNQSIGCISGDYIIPYPPGVPILLPGERITYEIVEYITELIHAGIEIMGLEDKNEIAIII; translated from the coding sequence ATGAGTATGCCATTGGTTGAGGGGCTATTGAAATATAATAAAGAAATACAGGCTAGGTTTCATATGCCCGGACATAAAGGGAAGAATATTGGGATTAATTGGGATAAGATATTGCCCTATATCGATGTAACTGAGGTGGAAGGAACAGATAACTTACATAATCCCAAGGATATCATAAAAGATGCCCAAGCTATGGCAGCTAAGGCCTTTGGTGCCAAGGAAACATTCTTTTCTGTAAATGGCACTACCGGTGGCATATATGGGGCTATAACATCGGTAACAAATAGTGGAGACAAGATACTTGTGCAAAGAGATTGTCATAGATCTGTATATAATGCTGCTATACTGGGAAGATTGAATTTAGAATATATTTTTCCAAAATATGATAATAATAAACATATGGTTATGGGAATAGATCCTGAAGATATAGATAAAATTCTCAATAAGGACAAAGAAATAAAGGCAGTAGTTATAACATATCCATCATATTATGGGATATGTATAGATATAAAAAAGATAGTTGATATAGTACATAGGCATAATAGAATAATTATAGTAGATGAAGCCCATGGAAGTCATTTGACATTTAGCAGAAAACTACCTATGTCATCTCTAAGTGCGGGAGCAGATATAGTAATCCAAAGTACCCATAAGACATTACCTGCATTTACTCAAAGTTCTATGGTACATTTGGGAACGGATAATATAGATAGATGGAATCTTAAAACTAAGATGGATTTATTTCAAACCACAAGTCCATCATATATGCTAATGGCTTCATTAGATTTTGCTAGGAGTTATATGGAAGATGAAGGATATAAAAGATTAGATAAGATAATCGATAATATATATGTAATGAAGTCAAAATTAAAATTTATTGAAGGAATAAAGCTCTTTGATACAGAAGATATAGATAAGAGATATGCGGTTGACTTTGATATTACAAAATTATTGGTAAGTGGAATAGATAAAGGGTTACAGGGAAGAGAGTTAGAGAGAATTCTTAGAGAAAACTATAACATACAAATAGAAATGGCCGATAAATATTATATACTTTCGATATTAAGTGTTATGGATGATGTTTTGGATTTAGATATCTTGAAGAATGCATTAAAGGATATATTTCAATCTAGAGATAAAGATTCTAAGAAAACTGATAACCTAAAGGTCAATATATTTAATAGAAATATAAGCGATATGAGTATATATGAAGCTGTGGAGAAACAAAAAAAATTTACTGTCTTGAATCAATCCATAGGCTGTATATCAGGTGATTATATAATTCCATATCCTCCAGGTGTTCCAATTTTACTCCCTGGCGAAAGAATAACCTATGAGATAGTAGAATATATAACAGAATTAATTCATGCTGGTATTGAAATTATGGGATTAGAAGACAAAAATGAAATAGCCATTATAATATAA
- a CDS encoding DUF2325 domain-containing protein: MSVVLVGGHERMEKIYKNTGKDYGCRTKVFTKLEKNLHRKIGDPDYILIFTDVVSHRLTDIALKVSKKKKIPKMRVHNSSLNTLKLALEEITS, translated from the coding sequence ATGAGTGTTGTTTTAGTCGGGGGACATGAGAGAATGGAAAAGATATATAAAAATACTGGAAAAGACTATGGATGTAGAACAAAGGTATTTACTAAGCTTGAAAAAAATCTCCATAGAAAGATAGGAGATCCTGATTATATATTGATATTTACTGATGTTGTATCCCATAGATTGACTGACATAGCCCTTAAAGTATCTAAGAAGAAAAAGATACCCAAGATGAGGGTTCACAATAGTAGTTTAAATACATTGAAACTGGCGTTAGAAGAAATAACTAGTTGA
- a CDS encoding HD-GYP domain-containing protein, translating into MVEITKEMTRNKINIMMYHDIIECLTEALEAKDIYTKGHSVRVADMVYEFEKSIGLTGKELEKIHIAAHLHDIGKIGIPDYILRKKGKLNAIEWEWIKKHPKISSDILSKSWVLKDISNIVLHHHERWDGKGYPHGISGEDIPFGSRIIAIFDTIDAMRSQRPYRMPIPWEQCKREIEINAGTQFDPYLVEKTLSNWDKWKKVAY; encoded by the coding sequence ATGGTAGAAATAACTAAAGAAATGACAAGAAATAAAATCAATATAATGATGTATCACGATATTATAGAATGTTTAACCGAGGCATTGGAGGCTAAAGATATATATACAAAGGGACATTCTGTAAGAGTAGCAGATATGGTATATGAGTTTGAAAAAAGCATAGGATTAACTGGAAAAGAGTTAGAAAAAATTCATATTGCAGCCCATTTACATGATATAGGTAAAATAGGAATTCCTGATTATATACTCAGAAAAAAAGGCAAATTAAATGCTATTGAATGGGAGTGGATAAAAAAACATCCAAAGATTAGCAGCGATATCTTATCTAAATCGTGGGTTCTAAAGGACATATCTAATATAGTATTACACCATCATGAGAGATGGGATGGAAAGGGGTATCCCCATGGAATAAGTGGGGAAGATATACCCTTTGGAAGCAGGATAATAGCAATCTTTGATACCATAGATGCAATGAGATCCCAAAGGCCATATAGGATGCCTATACCATGGGAACAATGTAAAAGGGAAATAGAGATAAATGCAGGTACTCAGTTCGATCCTTATTTAGTAGAAAAGACATTATCTAATTGGGATAAGTGGAAAAAAGTAGCATATTAA
- the feoB gene encoding ferrous iron transport protein B, with translation MAEQCAISKGAASFALAGNPNSGKTTLFNALTGARQYVGNWPGVTVEKKEGEAKFKDNKIKVIDLPGTYSLSPYSMEEIIARNYIVEEGPDVVINIVDASNIERNLYLTLQLIELGKPVVVALNMMDIVKKRKHEINIKKLSNLLGVPVVPMIASKSEGKNELMEISIALAEGTMEYKPTKIDYGKDIEKNISEIEKKVETLPNARKYNSRWLALKVLEGDKAVMDAVDIDESEFSIEDKEELEMTATEAKYEFISDVISKSIKRPKVESLTPSDKVDKVLTNRFLGLPIFALLMYIVFYATFNIGNIYLDKIDVFFGETVSGWASTALQALATPEWLQSLIVDGIIGGVGAVLTFLPNILILFFFISILEDSGYMARVAFIMDRAMRKIGLNGKAFIPMLIGFGCTVPAIMGTRTLENEKDRLAAILLTPFMSCSARLPVYVLFAAAFFKGNEGTVVFSLYLLGIFVAIIMGLIFKNTLFKGDSVPFVMELPAYRIPTIKGVALHVWDRFKAYILKAGTVIFVACVVLWFILGFNFSGPAEISNSIGASIGKVISPIFAPLGFGDWQASLSLLSGLLAKEVVISNMAIVYGLGDVVAEAALEGDIGGFAPTLAASFSQLTAYAFMVFVLLYTPCVAVIGVVKRETNSWKWTIFSVAYQFVVAWTVAFLIVQVGTLLGIGI, from the coding sequence ATGGCAGAACAATGTGCTATATCAAAGGGAGCTGCTAGTTTTGCATTGGCGGGGAATCCCAATAGTGGCAAGACTACATTGTTTAATGCATTAACAGGAGCAAGACAATATGTGGGAAACTGGCCGGGAGTAACAGTTGAAAAGAAAGAAGGAGAGGCAAAGTTTAAAGATAATAAAATAAAAGTAATCGATTTGCCAGGTACGTATAGTTTATCACCATATTCTATGGAAGAGATTATAGCGAGAAATTACATAGTGGAGGAAGGACCAGATGTAGTTATAAATATTGTTGATGCATCAAATATAGAGAGGAATCTATATCTGACTCTTCAATTGATAGAATTGGGCAAACCAGTTGTAGTTGCACTTAATATGATGGATATAGTGAAAAAAAGAAAACATGAAATAAACATAAAGAAACTTTCTAATTTATTGGGAGTTCCTGTTGTACCTATGATAGCAAGCAAGTCTGAGGGTAAAAATGAATTGATGGAAATATCTATTGCACTGGCTGAAGGAACTATGGAGTATAAACCAACAAAGATAGATTATGGCAAAGATATAGAAAAAAACATCTCAGAGATTGAAAAGAAGGTAGAGACATTACCTAATGCTAGAAAGTATAATTCCAGGTGGCTGGCTCTCAAAGTTCTTGAGGGTGATAAAGCAGTTATGGATGCAGTAGATATAGATGAAAGTGAATTTTCTATAGAAGATAAAGAAGAATTAGAGATGACGGCTACAGAAGCTAAATATGAATTCATATCTGATGTGATAAGTAAATCTATAAAGAGACCAAAAGTTGAAAGCCTTACTCCTTCGGATAAAGTAGATAAGGTACTTACAAATAGGTTTTTAGGATTACCCATATTTGCACTTTTAATGTATATTGTTTTTTATGCAACATTTAATATAGGAAATATTTATTTAGATAAAATAGATGTATTTTTTGGAGAAACAGTATCGGGATGGGCCTCTACAGCACTTCAAGCATTAGCAACTCCAGAATGGCTTCAATCTCTGATTGTTGACGGTATAATAGGAGGGGTAGGAGCAGTACTCACTTTTCTACCAAATATATTAATATTATTTTTCTTTATATCTATCCTTGAAGACAGTGGATATATGGCCAGAGTGGCATTTATTATGGATAGAGCTATGAGAAAGATAGGACTTAATGGTAAGGCATTTATTCCTATGCTTATAGGATTTGGATGTACAGTGCCAGCTATAATGGGAACTAGGACTTTAGAGAATGAAAAAGACAGGTTGGCGGCTATACTTTTAACTCCATTTATGTCTTGTAGTGCAAGGCTACCTGTATATGTACTATTCGCGGCAGCATTTTTTAAAGGCAATGAGGGAACAGTGGTATTTTCATTATATTTATTAGGTATATTTGTGGCTATAATTATGGGACTTATATTTAAGAATACATTATTTAAGGGTGACTCAGTACCTTTTGTTATGGAACTGCCAGCATATAGAATACCCACTATAAAGGGAGTAGCATTACATGTATGGGACAGATTTAAAGCATATATACTTAAAGCAGGTACAGTTATATTTGTGGCATGTGTAGTGTTATGGTTTATACTTGGATTCAATTTTTCAGGTCCAGCAGAGATATCCAACAGTATTGGTGCTAGCATAGGTAAAGTTATATCTCCTATATTTGCCCCATTAGGATTTGGAGATTGGCAAGCATCGTTGTCATTATTGAGTGGTCTTTTGGCTAAAGAGGTAGTTATAAGTAATATGGCCATAGTTTATGGATTAGGGGATGTTGTAGCTGAAGCAGCTTTAGAGGGAGATATTGGTGGTTTTGCACCTACATTGGCAGCATCTTTTAGTCAGCTTACTGCATATGCATTTATGGTGTTTGTACTACTTTATACTCCTTGTGTGGCGGTAATAGGTGTAGTTAAGAGAGAAACAAACTCTTGGAAATGGACTATTTTTTCAGTGGCATACCAATTTGTTGTAGCGTGGACAGTGGCATTTTTGATAGTACAAGTGGGAACGCTATTAGGCATTGGCATTTAG
- a CDS encoding FeoA family protein has protein sequence MVRTLKELKPGEKASIVSMKVKGPLKKRLMDMGMTMGADIYVEKVAPLGDPIEIKVKGYNLSIRKNDAQNILVD, from the coding sequence ATGGTTAGGACATTGAAAGAATTAAAACCTGGAGAGAAGGCTTCTATAGTCTCTATGAAAGTAAAGGGACCTTTGAAAAAAAGACTTATGGATATGGGCATGACTATGGGCGCTGATATATACGTGGAGAAAGTGGCACCTTTAGGCGATCCAATAGAGATTAAAGTCAAGGGATATAATCTAAGTATTAGGAAGAATGATGCTCAAAATATTTTGGTAGATTAA
- a CDS encoding Fe-S-containing hydro-lyase, translating to MKEIHINTPLKKEIVKKLVAGDRVYITGEIYTARDAAHKRMIEGMKNGQELPFDIENAIIYYVGPCPPKPGQIIGSAGPTTSYRMDDYTVPLLKLGLSGMIGKGERSPIVKEGMKAYNAVYFTAIGGAGALISSTIKSSKVIAYEDLQSEAIRKLYVENFPAIVTIDCKGRNLYEVEREKYRI from the coding sequence GTGAAAGAGATCCATATAAACACACCATTGAAAAAGGAAATTGTGAAGAAACTAGTTGCAGGAGATAGGGTATATATAACTGGTGAAATATATACTGCTAGAGATGCTGCTCATAAAAGAATGATAGAGGGTATGAAAAATGGTCAGGAATTACCCTTTGATATAGAAAATGCAATAATTTATTATGTGGGACCATGTCCACCAAAACCAGGTCAGATTATAGGTTCAGCAGGGCCTACAACGAGTTATAGAATGGATGATTATACTGTGCCCCTATTGAAATTGGGACTTTCAGGAATGATAGGTAAAGGAGAGCGGAGTCCAATAGTTAAAGAAGGGATGAAAGCATATAATGCTGTATACTTTACAGCTATAGGTGGAGCAGGTGCTCTTATTTCCAGTACCATAAAGAGTTCAAAGGTAATAGCATATGAAGATTTACAATCAGAGGCTATAAGAAAATTGTATGTAGAAAATTTTCCAGCCATAGTTACTATAGATTGTAAAGGGAGAAATTTATACGAGGTTGAGAGAGAGAAATATAGAATATAG
- a CDS encoding fumarate hydratase, protein MRVVNWEDIVIAIEKMCIKANCQLDDKLLLKIKEMRGNEESPIGQDILDKIIENSKIAYENTMPLCQDTGMAVFFVEMGQEVFIKGGTIKDAINEGVRRGYKSGYLRKSVVKDPIIRDNTKDNTPAIIHYDITGGDKLKIDFAPKGFGSENMGRLSMLKPSDGIEGIKNFVVETVEKAGPNPCPPLIVGVGIGGTMEKACILAKKSLFREVGKYNTKPHIKELEVDLLSKINSLGIGPQGLGGRTTALAVNIETYPTHIAGLPIAVNLNCHVSRHESIEI, encoded by the coding sequence ATGAGAGTAGTTAATTGGGAAGATATAGTTATAGCGATAGAAAAAATGTGTATAAAGGCCAATTGTCAATTAGATGACAAATTACTATTAAAGATAAAAGAAATGAGAGGCAATGAAGAATCACCTATAGGTCAAGACATATTAGATAAAATAATAGAAAACTCAAAGATAGCCTATGAAAATACCATGCCTTTATGTCAAGATACTGGAATGGCAGTATTCTTTGTTGAAATGGGACAGGAAGTCTTTATAAAGGGAGGAACAATAAAAGATGCGATAAATGAAGGTGTTAGAAGAGGATATAAATCAGGTTATTTACGGAAGTCTGTAGTTAAAGATCCTATTATAAGAGATAATACCAAAGACAATACTCCTGCTATAATACATTATGATATTACAGGAGGAGATAAGTTAAAGATAGATTTTGCTCCCAAGGGATTTGGTAGTGAAAATATGGGAAGATTGTCTATGCTGAAACCCTCGGACGGGATAGAAGGTATAAAGAATTTTGTAGTAGAAACTGTTGAAAAAGCAGGACCGAATCCATGTCCTCCATTAATAGTAGGAGTGGGTATAGGAGGGACTATGGAAAAGGCATGTATACTAGCTAAAAAGTCACTATTTAGAGAAGTAGGCAAATATAATACTAAGCCCCATATAAAAGAATTAGAAGTGGATTTATTATCTAAGATAAACAGCTTAGGGATAGGGCCTCAAGGTTTAGGTGGTAGAACTACTGCATTGGCAGTAAATATAGAAACATATCCTACTCATATAGCGGGATTGCCCATTGCTGTGAACTTAAATTGCCATGTATCTAGGCATGAATCTATAGAAATATAA
- a CDS encoding 50S ribosomal protein L25: MAAPKLKANIREVNGTTNAKKLRNSGFTPAVLYSGGAETKNIELQTKVLNKVIQEHGNGAMVSIELGGSFLPAIIKEIQRDVVKEKLLHVDFQQLSENVKVKLTIPIVLENKEKVEDNTTIVQQQLMDIELQCLPKYIPSAIYVDANMLKKENSITIGNLDIFKDENIEVLNDEQEIIATLTYASMGESEEEDESLYESDKSILDM, translated from the coding sequence GTGGCAGCACCAAAGCTAAAAGCAAATATTAGAGAAGTAAATGGTACTACTAATGCTAAAAAGCTAAGGAATAGTGGCTTTACGCCAGCAGTGCTATATAGTGGAGGAGCAGAAACAAAAAATATTGAATTACAAACCAAAGTTCTAAACAAGGTTATACAAGAACATGGTAATGGTGCTATGGTAAGTATTGAACTTGGGGGAAGTTTTCTACCTGCCATAATAAAAGAAATTCAAAGAGATGTGGTTAAGGAGAAACTTCTTCATGTAGATTTCCAACAACTTTCCGAAAACGTTAAAGTAAAACTTACAATTCCAATAGTTTTGGAAAATAAAGAAAAAGTAGAAGACAACACTACTATAGTTCAACAACAGTTGATGGATATTGAGTTACAATGTTTACCTAAATATATACCTTCTGCAATTTACGTAGATGCAAATATGCTGAAGAAAGAAAATTCCATAACTATAGGGAACTTAGATATATTTAAGGATGAAAATATTGAAGTATTGAACGATGAGCAAGAGATTATTGCTACACTTACTTATGCCTCGATGGGTGAATCTGAGGAAGAAGATGAATCTCTATATGAGAGTGATAAGAGCATATTAGACATGTAA
- a CDS encoding PilZ domain-containing protein: protein MEELDYKRVHSRIMYSTRLECYRYYENNELKRYNPPMELIMFDLSLGGIGVISEEYLKIGNVLMFTLKLNIMPYQVMAKVVWTYKIGHMYRSGLEFVGMPNGLVREIKELQ from the coding sequence ATGGAAGAGTTAGATTACAAGAGGGTACATTCGAGGATTATGTATTCTACTAGATTAGAGTGTTACAGATACTATGAAAATAATGAGCTTAAGAGGTATAATCCTCCTATGGAATTAATAATGTTTGATCTATCTCTTGGAGGTATAGGGGTTATTTCAGAAGAATATTTGAAAATAGGAAATGTATTGATGTTTACATTGAAATTAAATATAATGCCCTATCAAGTTATGGCAAAGGTAGTATGGACATATAAGATAGGTCATATGTATAGAAGCGGTTTAGAATTTGTAGGTATGCCCAATGGGCTTGTTAGAGAGATAAAAGAATTGCAATAA
- a CDS encoding thiamine pyrophosphate-dependent enzyme: MAITLKEAAKLEDRFTGGHRLCAGCGAGVTVRAVLRCIKPEDKAVIAAATGCLEVSSFLYPYTAWKDSFIHNAFENAAATLSGVEAAYNILKKKGKVKDNHKFIAFGGDGGTYDIGLQSLSGAMERGHDMVYVCYDNGAYMNTGIQRSSATPKYANTTTSPAGKVLPGKQQFRKNLTEVMAAHNIPYVAQTAPFGAFKDIHEKSEKAIYKNGPAFLNVFTPCPRGWRYETPKLMEIIKLAVDTCYWPLYEVEDGQWRLNYRPKEKRPITEFLKLQGRFKHLFNEENKGLLDELQNEIDIKWENLLSKCEAKEK, from the coding sequence ATGGCTATAACATTAAAAGAAGCTGCAAAACTAGAAGACAGATTTACTGGAGGACATAGACTTTGTGCTGGATGTGGTGCTGGTGTAACAGTAAGAGCAGTATTGAGGTGCATAAAACCTGAAGATAAAGCTGTAATAGCAGCAGCTACTGGTTGTTTAGAGGTATCTTCATTTTTATATCCATATACAGCATGGAAGGATTCTTTTATACACAATGCCTTTGAGAATGCGGCAGCTACATTGAGTGGGGTGGAGGCAGCATATAATATATTGAAGAAAAAGGGCAAAGTAAAAGATAATCATAAGTTTATAGCCTTTGGAGGAGATGGTGGAACGTATGATATAGGTTTACAGTCACTATCTGGGGCAATGGAAAGAGGGCATGACATGGTGTATGTATGTTATGACAATGGGGCGTATATGAATACAGGTATACAGAGGTCTTCTGCAACGCCTAAATATGCTAATACTACAACATCACCTGCTGGAAAGGTATTACCTGGAAAGCAACAATTTAGAAAGAACTTGACAGAAGTAATGGCGGCCCACAATATACCATATGTGGCACAGACTGCCCCCTTTGGAGCATTTAAAGATATACATGAAAAGTCAGAAAAGGCCATATATAAAAATGGACCTGCATTTTTGAATGTATTTACTCCCTGTCCCAGAGGATGGAGATACGAGACTCCTAAACTAATGGAGATAATAAAACTTGCTGTTGATACGTGCTATTGGCCACTATATGAAGTGGAGGATGGACAATGGAGGCTTAATTATAGACCTAAAGAAAAAAGACCAATAACAGAATTTTTGAAGTTACAAGGACGGTTTAAACATTTGTTTAATGAAGAAAATAAAGGTTTGTTAGATGAACTTCAAAATGAAATAGATATAAAATGGGAAAATTTATTAAGTAAATGTGAAGCGAAAGAAAAGTAA
- a CDS encoding pyruvate ferredoxin oxidoreductase — MSIKDKLSGNEAIATAMKQINPDVVAAFPITPSTEVPQYFSQFVANGTVDTEFVAVESEHSAMSACVGASAAGARVMTATSANGLALMWEILYIASSMRLPIVMSVINRALSGPINIHNDHSDSMGARDSGWIQLYSEDNQEAYDNIIQAIKISEHGNVKLPVMVCLDGFIISHSVENIEILDTNKVRAFIGEYNPTEYLLNTQEPVAMGPLDLPPHYFEHKRQQAEGIKNAKDIILDVAKEYEQISGRKYGLFEEYRMEDAEVAIIVLNSTAGTAKEVVDMIRENGAKAGLIKLRVFRPFPSSELKKALSNVKVVAVMDKAESFSDAGGPMFVEVRSALYGQESPKIVNYIYGLGGRDVRKDDILKVYDEMFWILERGTVDNIYNYLGLKE, encoded by the coding sequence TCAATATTTTTCTCAATTTGTAGCCAATGGGACTGTGGATACAGAGTTTGTTGCAGTAGAAAGTGAGCATAGTGCCATGAGTGCATGTGTAGGTGCATCGGCAGCGGGAGCAAGGGTAATGACAGCAACATCCGCCAACGGATTGGCATTGATGTGGGAAATATTATATATAGCATCATCTATGAGACTCCCCATAGTTATGTCTGTTATAAATAGGGCATTATCAGGACCTATCAACATACATAATGACCATAGTGACTCCATGGGCGCTAGAGATTCAGGGTGGATACAGCTTTATTCAGAAGATAATCAAGAGGCATATGACAATATAATTCAAGCAATTAAGATATCGGAACATGGTAATGTTAAACTGCCAGTAATGGTATGTTTGGATGGCTTTATAATAAGTCATTCTGTAGAGAATATAGAGATTTTAGACACCAATAAAGTCAGAGCATTTATAGGAGAATATAATCCCACAGAATACTTATTGAATACCCAGGAGCCTGTAGCCATGGGACCATTAGATTTACCGCCCCATTATTTCGAACATAAGAGGCAACAGGCTGAAGGTATAAAAAATGCCAAAGATATTATATTGGATGTGGCAAAAGAGTACGAGCAAATATCTGGAAGAAAATATGGTCTTTTTGAAGAGTATAGAATGGAAGATGCAGAGGTAGCAATAATAGTATTAAATTCTACAGCAGGAACTGCAAAAGAGGTTGTAGATATGATAAGAGAAAATGGTGCCAAGGCAGGTCTTATAAAGTTAAGGGTATTTAGACCATTTCCATCTTCGGAGTTGAAAAAGGCCCTTTCCAATGTAAAGGTTGTAGCAGTAATGGATAAGGCTGAAAGCTTTTCAGATGCAGGAGGCCCTATGTTTGTAGAGGTAAGATCTGCATTGTACGGACAAGAGAGTCCTAAGATTGTAAATTATATATATGGACTAGGAGGAAGGGATGTAAGAAAGGATGACATATTAAAGGTATACGATGAGATGTTTTGGATATTAGAAAGGGGAACAGTAGATAATATATATAATTATTTGGGACTAAAGGAGTAG